A genomic window from Gossypium hirsutum isolate 1008001.06 chromosome D12, Gossypium_hirsutum_v2.1, whole genome shotgun sequence includes:
- the LOC107946033 gene encoding probable beta-D-xylosidase 2 yields MGIGSLTLPSPPQFVILSLLLLCAFGEAVDPFACDPKDAVTAGFPFCKVSMPMSDRVNDLVGRLTLQEKVRLLINGAAPIPRLGIKGYEWWSEALHGVSDVGPGTKFGGAFPGATSFPQVISTAASFNATLWEAIGRVVSDEARAMYNGGSAGLTYWSPNVNIFRDPRWGRGQETPGEDPVLAGTYAAYYVKGLQGNDGDRLKVAACCKHFTAYDLDNWNGVDRFHFNAQVSKQDIEDTFDVPFKMCVQDGNVASVMCSYNEVNGVPTCADPNLLRNTVRGQWKLDGYIVSDCDSVGVFYNTQHYTTTPEQAAADAIKAGLDLDCGPFLAQHSEDAVKQGLLNEVDINNALVNTLRVQMRLGMFDGEPSVQPFGKLGPKDVCTPSNQELALEAARQGIVLLKNSGVSLPLSHRRHRTVAVIGPNSDATVSMIGNYAGVACGYTSPLQGIGSYVKTIHQLGCANVACRDDKLFSAAIDAARQADATVLVMGLDQSIEAEFRDRTGLLLPGRQQELVSKVAKASKGPTVLVLMSGGPIDVSFAKNDPRIGAILWAGYPGQAGGAAIADVLYGTTNPGGKLPMTWYPQDYVSNLAMTDMAMRSSRRRNYPGRTYRFYKGPVVYPFGHGLSYTNFVHTIVNAPHVVTVPLDGHRRSGNATVLGKAIKVNHARCNKLSLGLQVNVKNTGSKDGTHTMLVFSTPPAGHWAPSKQLVAFAKVYVPARSEQQVGISIHVCKFLSVVDRSGVRRIPIGLHRIHIGDVKHSVSLEAATLGV; encoded by the exons ATGGGTATTGGCAGCCTCACATTGCCTTCACCACCTCAATTCGTTATCCTCTCCCTTCTTCTCTTGTGTGCTTTTGGTGAAGCCGTTGATCCATTTGCTTGTGACCCGAAAGATGCGGTGACGGCTGGTTTTCCTTTTTGCAAGGTTTCGATGCCGATGTCGGATAGAGTGAATGACCTTGTAGGGAGGTTGACGTTGCAAGAAAAAGTAAGGTTGTTGATAAACGGTGCGGCACCAATTCCACGGTTGGGGATCAAAGGGTATGAATGGTGGTCGGAAGCTCTTCATGGGGTCTCTGATGTGGGTCCTGGGACTAAGTTCGGTGGGGCATTCCCTGGTGCTACTAGCTTCCCTCAAGTAATCTCGACTGCTGCTTCTTTCAATGCTACGTTATGGGAAGCTATTGGACGa GTGGTGTCGGATGAGGCAAGGGCTATGTACAACGGTGGATCAGCTGGACTCACGTATTGGAGCCCGAATGTCAACATATTTAGGGACCCACGGTGGGGCCGTGGACAGGAGACGCCTGGTGAAGATCCGGTTCTGGCCGGTACATATGCAGCCTATTACGTGAAGGGATTACAGGGAAATGACGGTGATAGGTTGAAAGTGGCGGCGTGTTGTAAGCACTTCACTGCCTATGATCTCGATAACTGGAATGGTGTTGATAGGTTCCACTTTAATGCTCAG GTAAGCAAACAAGACATAGAGGACACATTTGATGTACCCTTCAAAATGTGTGTACAAGATGGCAATGTAGCCAGTGTAATGTGCTCTTACAATGAAGTTAATGGTGTCCCTACCTGTGCCGATCCTAATCTCCTGCGAAACACGGTACGAGGTCAATGGAAACTCGATGG GTACATTGTTTCAGACTGTGATTCAGTTGGTGTGTTTTATAATACCCAACATTACACAACAACACCGGAACAAGCAGCTGCTGATGCCATTAAAGCTGGTTTGGATTTGGATTGTGGACCATTTTTGGCACAACATAGTGAAGATGCTGTGAAGCAAGGGTTGTTGAATGAGGTTGATATTAATAATGCTTTAGTTAACACCCTTAGAGTTCAAATGAGACTCGGTATGTTCGACGGTGAGCCGTCTGTGCAACCGTTTGGGAAGTTAGGACCGAAAGACGTGTGCACTCCTTCGAACCAAGAGCTAGCGTTGGAAGCTGCGAGACAGGGGATTGTTTTGCTTAAAAACAGCGGTGTTTCGTTGCCTTTGTCTCATCGACGTCACCGAACGGTTGCCGTTATCGGGCCTAATTCCGATGCTACTGTTAGCATGATTGGAAACTATGCGG GTGTTGCTTGTGGATACACTTCTCCTTTGCAAGGAATAGGGAGCTATGTGAAAACGATTCACCAACTCGGATGTGCCAATGTTGCTTGTCGAGATGACAAGTTATTTAGTGCCGCGATTGATGCTGCTCGTCAAGCAGACGCGACGGTTCTAGTAATGGGGCTCGATCAATCGATTGAAGCCGAATTCAGAGATAGAACAGGGTTGCTTTTGCCAGGGCGCCAACAGGAACTTGTTTCAAAAGTAGCCAAGGCTTCCAAGGGTCCGACGGTTCTGGTTTTAATGTCAGGTGGGCCTATCGATGTTTCTTTCGCTAAAAATGACCCTCGTATTGGTGCCATTTTGTGGGCTGGTTATCCAGGCCAAGCAGGAGGGGCCGCTATAGCCGATGTATTGTATGGTACAACCAATCCAGGGGGAAAGTTGCCTATGACATGGTACCCACAAGATTATGTTTCAAATTTGGCAATGACGGACATGGCCATGCGTTCGAGTCGGCGTAGGAATTATCCTGGAAGAACTTATAGGTTCTACAAAGGTCCCGTAGTGTACCCATTTGGCCACGGATTGAGTTACACCAACTTCGTACACACCATTGTTAATGCACCACATGTTGTCACAGTCCCTCTAGACGGCCACCGCCGTTCAGGAAATGCAACCGTTTTAGGGAAGGCAATCAAAGTTAACCATGCAAGATGCAACAAGCTATCATTAGGTCTTCAAGTAAACGTGAAGAATACCGGATCCAAGGACGGTACTCATACAATGCTAGTATTCTCGACTCCGCCTGCAGGGCACTGGGCTCCTTCGAAACAGCTGGTGGCTTTTGCGAAAGTGTATGTTCCGGCAAGGTCCGAACAACAAGTAGGGATCAGTATCCATGTGTGCAAGTTTCTAAGTGTCGTGGACCGATCAGGGGTTCGAAGAATCCCGATCGGTTTACACCGTATACATATTGGTGACGTTAAGCATTCGGTATCCCTTGAGgctgcaactttaggggtatGA